The Mercenaria mercenaria strain notata chromosome 10, MADL_Memer_1, whole genome shotgun sequence genome contains a region encoding:
- the LOC123559397 gene encoding cholinesterase 1-like: METMKIVYMCSLISVYTCIHSKDIVIKAPAGNILGRTSTVHFAGQPYTISSYLGIPFAESTNGQRRFSKPVIKARFVGTFNATEAKLSCPQNVKWEHGLEQIPVGEDCLNLNIFAPSGIPGKKPKAVMIYIYGGAFQYGFQNAYISTALVALHDVIYVTFNYRVSHYGFLASKKHGLKGNYGLWDQHMAIQWVHDNIAAFGGDPNRVTLFGDSAGAASVIYQAMYEGNKGRIQRVIAQSGTVCSFWSFDRYPDLLFEDLSTKSGCKKRTFQETMKCLRAMDIEAKEKHMTFEADFLPVYDGEFIKYKPDDIFGKQSLESASALRNFADVDIIIGLNSEEGLTELEALARMSGDNLEIFSDGMSEKQMKAYTDQLFKEMNKTHNDILMKSVLHQYTDWSDPQSDTSRRSMFLDLLKDVHYTDSTVKTVNAHVSLGSHGNTYMYHFDHKPSFSVSPKWVDGADHTEEIPFVLGFPRFYMYLFGKFYEDPPLHIPQNELHLSKAMMKYWTQFAKTGNPNVPDDVSVTEWPTYTANNHVFLILKADENSLQTGSLFRNQFVRYWADIYPGLSSLAMNEKQTKEDNTEAKTCKLVSSASAPLQFVWKTICVSLILFYFESSN; encoded by the exons ATGGAAACAATGAAGATTGTTTATATGTGTTCTCTTATTTCTGTTTATACATGTATCCATAGCAAGGATATAGTTATTAAAGCGCCGGCCGGAAATATATTAGGACGAACGTCAACTGTACATTTTGCCGGTCAGCCATACACAATTTCAAGTTATCTAGGTATTCCCTTCGCGGAGTCGACGAATGGACAAAGGCGTTTTTCTAAGCCTGTTATAAAGGCTCGGTTTGTTGGAACGTTTAATGCAACAGAAGCAAAACTATCATGTCCGCAAAATGTGAAGTGGGAACATGGGCTGGAACAAATACCCGTTGGCGAGGATTGTCTGAATCTGAACATTTTTGCGCCAAGCGGTATACCTGGCAAAAAGCCAAAAGCAGTTATGATTTACATCTATGGAGGTGCTTTCCAATATGGATTTCAAAATGCGTACATATCAACAGCTTTAGTAGCATTACATGATGTTATATATGTTACATTTAATTACCGTGTAAGTCATTACGGATTCTTGGCAAGCAAGAAACATGGACTGAAAGGCAATTATGGTTTATGGGATCAGCATATGGCAATACAGTGGGTTCATGACAATATCGCAGCATTTGGTGGCGATCCTAACAGAGTGACACTCTTTGGAGATTCTGCAGGTGCAGCATCCGTTATTTACCAAGCTATGTACGAGGGAAACAAAGGTCGCATACAGCGTGTGATCGCACAGAGTGGTACTGTATGCTCATTCTGGTCTTTCGACAGATATCCTGACTTACTGTTCGAAGATTTAAGTACCAAAAGCGGTTGTAAGAAAAGAACGTTTCAAGAGACAATGAAGTGTCTGCGTGCTATGGATATCGAAGCAAAGGAAAAGCACATGACATTCGAAGCAGATTTCTTGCCAGTTTATGATGGagaatttatcaaatataaacCGGATGATATATTTGGAAAACAATCCCTAGAATCCGCTAGTGCCCTGAGAAACTTTGCTGATGTTGATATCATCATTGGACTGAACAGTGAGGAAGGACTGACAGAATTAGAGGCTTTGGCAAGGATGTCAGGAGATAACCTAGAAATATTTTCTGATGGAATGTCGGAGAAACAGATGAAAGCATATACGGATCAATTGTTTAAAGAAATGAATAAGACACATAacgatattttgatgaaatcggTCCTGCATCAGTACACAGACTGGTCAGATCCGCAAAGTGATACATCTCGGCGTTCTATGTTTCTGGATCTCTTGAAAGATGTACATTACACAGATTCAACTGTTAAAACTGTCAATGCGCATGTAAGCCTCGGATCACATGGTAATACCTACATGTATCATTTTGATCACAAACCTAGTTTTTCCGTCTCACCAAAATGGGTCGATGGTGCTGATCATACTGAGGAAATTCCATTTGTGTTAGGCTTTCCTAGGTTTTATATGTACCTGTTTggaaagttttatgaagacccaCCTCTACACATTCCCCAAAACGAATTGCACTTATCAAAGGCTATGATGAAATACTGGACACAATTTGCTAAAACTGG aaatccaAATGTCCCGGATGATGTTTCTGTTACGGAGTGGCCTACATATACAGCTAACAACCACGTGTTCCTCATTCTGAAAGCGGACGAAAATTCTTTACAAACTGGAAGTCTTTTCAGGAATCAATTTGTAAGATACTGGGCAGACATTTATCCCGGTTTATCCAGCTTAGCTatgaatgagaaacaaacaaaagaagataACACAGAAGCTAAAACGTGTAAACTTGTCTCTAGTGCTTCTGCACCTTTGCAATTTGTATGGAAGACTATTTGTGTTTCTTTGATACTGTTCTACTTTGAATCAAGCAATTGA